A single genomic interval of Helianthus annuus cultivar XRQ/B chromosome 13, HanXRQr2.0-SUNRISE, whole genome shotgun sequence harbors:
- the LOC110901549 gene encoding leucine-rich repeat extensin-like protein 1, which yields MEMDDDPDLEPPTGTPGHPISISSGSPYQGSPYQGPDSFAERWIQYEWEFTPSYHNSPAQPPLDEPYLQAVTPPPLPVEEPPQQPPQPPPEPPRRRRNARMSVRGGPRFSSPQGSSSYPPIPEDPQMGGPSHAVPEDDPPPVSYAPPPPPVGFDNPIPIYPGLSVYNPSGYPTPVDYGYQAPAQDPYLTAAQYNALYPSSYPPVYPTGYPVLGYQYPPYQQPPPPPQ from the coding sequence ATGGAGATGGATGACGATCCTGATCTAGAGCCGCCAACCGGGACACCAGGTCACCCCATCAGCATCTCCAGCGGTTCTCCATACCAAGGATCGCCATATCAAGGGCCCGATTCATTTGCCGAAAGGTGGATCCAATATGAATGGGAATTCACCCCTTCATATCATAACTCTCCTGCTCAACCTCCTTTGGATGAACCATATCTCCAAGCGGTTACTCCACCACCTCTACCCGTTGAGGAACCACCTCAACAACCACCTCAACCACCTCCCGAGCCACCTAGGCGAAGGAGGaatgcacggatgtccgtgcgagggggaccACGGTTCAGTTCCCCTCAAGGTTCAAGCTCATACCCTCCTATCCCCgaggacccacaaatgggtggaccctcGCATGCGGTGCCGGAAGACGATCCTCCGCCGGTTTCTtatgcaccaccaccaccgccagtgggttttgacaacccaataccAATATACCCAGGTTTGTCTGTGTATAACCCATCTGGATATCCAACCCCTGTGGATTATGGATATCAAGCTCCTGCCCAAGATCCATATCTTACGGCAGCACAATATAATGCACTTTATCCTTCATCTTATCCTCCAGTTTACCCAACTGGATATCCGGTGCTAGGGTATCAATACCCACCTTAtcaacaacctcctcctcctccccaGTAG